From a region of the Paenibacillus sp. R14(2021) genome:
- a CDS encoding DUF2953 domain-containing protein has product MLGYPFGWMIAAGLFFLLFLIIALSPVIIRGHVKRIGDDDDAELRIRALLGLVHYHWQMPVMKLKGMGMDLKHELTAENISDANKNSAMKHVNSKTIMQYLAWARTMLTQTDDLLGWVRTSLGHVHVTEWKWTSVVGTGDAMWTAMVTGMVWSVKTTAIGIISQLIRLDADPQLAVQPVYQEAHFSTEGQFTAKISVGYAVYAGLRLLLQIKRVPGAPSGFGGWQRILLRS; this is encoded by the coding sequence ATGCTTGGCTACCCGTTCGGATGGATGATCGCGGCAGGTCTCTTTTTTTTGCTCTTTCTCATCATAGCGCTCTCACCGGTTATCATTCGCGGACATGTGAAGCGCATTGGCGACGATGACGATGCGGAGCTCCGCATTCGCGCGCTGCTTGGCCTTGTCCATTACCACTGGCAGATGCCTGTGATGAAATTAAAGGGCATGGGCATGGATTTGAAGCATGAGCTTACCGCTGAGAACATTTCTGACGCGAATAAAAATTCAGCAATGAAGCACGTGAATTCGAAGACAATCATGCAATACCTTGCTTGGGCTAGAACGATGCTGACGCAAACGGACGATTTGCTGGGTTGGGTTCGAACCTCCCTCGGGCATGTCCACGTTACGGAATGGAAATGGACAAGCGTCGTCGGCACCGGAGATGCCATGTGGACCGCGATGGTGACAGGTATGGTCTGGTCGGTGAAGACGACCGCCATCGGCATCATCTCGCAGCTGATCCGATTGGATGCGGACCCCCAGCTTGCCGTGCAGCCGGTGTACCAGGAGGCTCATTTCTCGACAGAAGGCCAGTTTACGGCTAAAATTTCCGTCGGCTATGCCGTATACGCCGGACTTCGTCTGCTCCTCCAAATAAAGCGCGTTCCTGGAGCACCAAGCGGCTTTGGGGGTTGGCAGCGTATTTTGCTTCGCAGCTGA
- the ytfJ gene encoding GerW family sporulation protein — protein sequence MNDHPIQGLMQTAMENIKEMVDVNTIVGDPVQTPDGSVIMPISKVGFGFVAGGSDIRMGGSDSNSAGKNGDAHNASVSLPFGGGSGGGVSITPIAFLVVGTHGVRIVPLDNQTHLMERVLDSAPQMFDKIQNMFQKNHSDADMDSMLIDSMEVR from the coding sequence ATGAATGACCATCCGATTCAAGGCTTAATGCAAACCGCGATGGAAAATATTAAAGAAATGGTCGACGTGAATACCATTGTCGGCGATCCTGTCCAAACGCCGGATGGCAGCGTCATTATGCCCATTTCCAAAGTAGGCTTTGGTTTCGTGGCAGGCGGCAGTGATATCCGCATGGGCGGCAGTGACAGCAACAGCGCAGGCAAGAACGGCGATGCTCACAACGCATCGGTATCGCTCCCGTTTGGCGGCGGCAGCGGCGGCGGCGTATCCATTACGCCGATTGCGTTTCTCGTTGTCGGCACCCACGGCGTACGCATTGTGCCGCTGGACAATCAAACGCATCTCATGGAACGTGTCCTCGATTCTGCACCGCAAATGTTTGACAAAATCCAGAACATGTTTCAAAAAAACCATTCCGATGCAGATATGGACTCCATGCTTATCGACAGCATGGAAGTCCGCTGA
- a CDS encoding D-alanyl-D-alanine carboxypeptidase family protein, translating to MRLARITNRLVRIAVAALLLLPGITGLASAAPDKITTGAKGAALIDVTSGRILYSHNGDKSMLIASLTKIMTAIVAIEHGRLSDMVMTSKRAAGKEGSSIYLQLGEKMSLQNMLYGLMLRSGNDAATAISEHVGGSEEGFVYMMNEKAEMLGLANTHFMNPSGLDAPGHYSSAIDLAKLTAYALKNPVFKEIVKTKSKSAPNPNDKWDYLWKNKNKMLAMYEGADGVKTGYTKKSLRCLVSSATRGGQQLVAVTINDGDDWNDHQKLLNYGFSHYPLSEIAHKGQAVNGYPLAVGRTLKYPFAEGEKERLHTKLKLVETGSTAYSLGERGLMEWYIGDEKIGASPIYDAQSSRLKVPDKPTLAAGGKAKTVMGTPAYVSYWHALADSTSSLFGGKGAEGW from the coding sequence ATGAGGCTCGCCCGCATAACAAACAGACTGGTACGAATTGCAGTCGCAGCGCTGCTTCTTCTGCCAGGCATAACGGGGCTTGCATCCGCAGCGCCCGATAAGATAACAACAGGAGCTAAAGGAGCGGCGCTTATCGATGTGACATCGGGAAGAATTTTGTACAGCCATAATGGGGACAAGTCCATGTTGATTGCAAGTTTGACGAAAATCATGACCGCTATTGTAGCGATTGAGCACGGGCGCTTGTCGGACATGGTCATGACGAGCAAACGGGCGGCGGGGAAAGAAGGATCCTCCATTTATTTGCAGCTCGGAGAGAAAATGAGCCTGCAGAACATGCTGTACGGCCTTATGCTGAGGTCCGGCAACGATGCCGCTACCGCGATTTCGGAGCATGTCGGGGGATCGGAGGAGGGTTTCGTTTACATGATGAACGAGAAAGCGGAGATGCTGGGCCTCGCGAATACCCATTTCATGAACCCCAGCGGCTTGGATGCGCCGGGACACTATTCTTCGGCGATTGACTTGGCCAAGCTGACGGCTTATGCGCTTAAGAATCCCGTATTCAAGGAGATCGTCAAGACAAAGTCGAAGTCCGCACCTAATCCGAACGACAAATGGGATTACCTATGGAAAAATAAAAACAAAATGCTCGCGATGTACGAGGGTGCAGACGGCGTGAAGACAGGCTATACCAAAAAGTCGCTGCGCTGTCTGGTCAGCTCCGCCACGAGAGGCGGCCAGCAGCTCGTTGCCGTAACCATCAATGACGGCGACGATTGGAATGATCACCAGAAGCTCTTGAATTACGGCTTCTCGCACTATCCGCTCAGCGAAATAGCTCACAAGGGTCAGGCAGTTAATGGGTATCCGCTTGCCGTTGGACGAACGTTGAAATATCCGTTTGCAGAAGGAGAGAAGGAGCGGCTGCATACGAAGTTGAAGCTTGTCGAAACCGGTTCGACCGCTTATTCGCTCGGTGAGCGCGGGTTGATGGAGTGGTATATCGGCGATGAGAAGATCGGTGCTTCGCCCATATATGATGCACAGAGCAGCCGATTGAAGGTCCCGGACAAACCGACGTTGGCGGCTGGCGGCAAGGCGAAAACGGTTATGGGCACCCCGGCTTACGTCTCGTACTGGCATGCGCTTGCCGACTCCACATCGTCATTATTCGGAGGGAAGGGGGCTGAGGGATGGTAA
- a CDS encoding nucleoside recognition domain-containing protein codes for MVNIIWLFFIAVSFAAAIMNGRMEALTEAAFEGAKSGVTVSFGLISVMVFWLGLMRIAEDAGILRKVAVLLQPVVRFLFPDVPKGHPALGYIMSNMSANILGLGNAATPMGIKAMQELQKLNPEKETASAAMCTLLALNTSSITLVPTTLIAIRMTYSSAHPAEIVGTTLAATLVATVAAIAADRWYRGRYNRKPPKWKGRDSTVTPRAGAPSNTAEADYGQGKGEAVV; via the coding sequence ATGGTAAATATCATTTGGCTCTTCTTCATTGCCGTCAGTTTTGCGGCCGCTATTATGAACGGACGCATGGAAGCGTTGACGGAAGCGGCGTTTGAAGGCGCCAAGAGCGGCGTTACCGTCAGCTTCGGACTGATCAGCGTCATGGTGTTCTGGCTCGGATTAATGCGGATTGCTGAGGATGCAGGTATTCTTCGCAAGGTCGCCGTGCTTCTTCAGCCGGTTGTCCGATTTTTGTTCCCGGACGTGCCTAAAGGACATCCGGCACTCGGCTACATCATGAGCAATATGAGCGCGAACATTCTTGGACTCGGCAATGCCGCGACGCCGATGGGCATTAAGGCCATGCAGGAGCTGCAGAAGTTGAATCCCGAGAAAGAGACGGCATCTGCGGCGATGTGCACGCTGCTGGCGCTAAACACGTCCAGTATCACGCTTGTTCCCACGACGCTCATTGCGATTCGAATGACATACAGCTCGGCGCATCCCGCGGAGATCGTCGGCACCACGCTTGCCGCAACGCTCGTAGCTACCGTTGCGGCGATTGCGGCAGACCGCTGGTACCGGGGCCGATATAATCGCAAGCCACCCAAATGGAAGGGAAGAGACAGCACAGTGACGCCTAGGGCGGGAGCGCCGTCCAATACAGCGGAAGCGGATTACGGCCAAGGAAAGGGTGAGGCCGTTGTATGA
- a CDS encoding spore maturation protein has product MYEWVTSISAWLIPLMIVFIPLYAAFKRVPVYETFIDGAKDGFGTAINIIPHLVGMMVAISMFRASGAMDMLAGLIRPLFDQLGIPSEVLPLGLLRPLTGAGSLAFTTELIKTYGPDSMIGRIASTIQGSTDTTLYVLTVYFGAVGIRKSKYALKVGLFSDVVGFFAAIIICLFVFGS; this is encoded by the coding sequence TTGTATGAATGGGTAACGTCGATCTCAGCATGGCTCATCCCGCTAATGATCGTTTTTATTCCCCTATATGCTGCGTTCAAGCGGGTTCCGGTCTATGAAACGTTCATTGACGGGGCGAAGGACGGGTTCGGCACTGCGATCAATATCATTCCGCATCTCGTCGGCATGATGGTCGCCATCAGCATGTTCCGCGCTTCTGGCGCGATGGATATGCTGGCAGGCCTTATTCGCCCGCTGTTCGATCAACTGGGCATTCCAAGCGAGGTGCTGCCGCTCGGCTTGCTTCGGCCGCTGACGGGAGCGGGATCGCTGGCTTTTACGACGGAATTAATCAAGACCTACGGTCCGGACTCCATGATTGGAAGAATCGCGAGCACGATTCAAGGCAGCACGGATACGACGCTTTACGTGTTGACGGTTTATTTTGGCGCCGTCGGTATCCGCAAGAGCAAATACGCGTTGAAAGTCGGCCTGTTTTCGGATGTTGTCGGATTTTTTGCAGCTATTATTATCTGTTTATTCGTCTTCGGTTCGTAA
- a CDS encoding pseudouridine synthase produces the protein MERLQKILAQAGVASRRKCEELILSGKVQVNEETVTTLGVKADPAVDVITVNGRRIHSESKLYLMLHKPKGVITSANDPQGRKIVADYLPGIKERVYPVGRLDYDTEGLLLLTNDGEFANLLTHPSHHVPKTYWATVKGVPHGSALERLQQGILLEDGMTAPAEVEYHDVNTEKNQATITITIYEGRNRQVRRMFDAINHPVILLRRVRFGDLGLHGLARGKFRHLTPREIQDLRAAAVKTHKIQK, from the coding sequence TTGGAACGTTTACAGAAGATTTTGGCGCAAGCAGGCGTCGCATCACGCCGCAAATGCGAGGAGCTTATTCTCTCGGGGAAGGTTCAGGTCAATGAAGAGACCGTCACGACACTTGGTGTCAAAGCCGATCCCGCAGTGGATGTCATTACCGTTAATGGCCGCAGAATTCATAGCGAAAGCAAGCTATATTTGATGTTACATAAACCGAAGGGCGTCATTACAAGCGCTAACGATCCGCAAGGCCGCAAAATTGTCGCGGATTACTTGCCTGGCATCAAAGAACGGGTCTATCCCGTTGGACGGCTCGATTATGATACGGAAGGGCTGCTGCTGCTGACGAACGACGGCGAGTTCGCCAACCTGCTGACGCATCCGAGCCACCACGTACCGAAGACGTACTGGGCAACCGTGAAAGGCGTACCCCATGGTTCGGCGCTGGAGCGGCTGCAGCAGGGCATTCTGCTTGAGGACGGAATGACGGCACCTGCCGAAGTGGAGTATCACGATGTTAATACGGAGAAGAACCAAGCGACGATTACGATCACGATTTATGAGGGACGCAACAGGCAGGTTCGAAGAATGTTCGATGCAATCAATCATCCCGTCATCCTGCTTCGTAGAGTGCGGTTCGGTGATTTGGGTCTGCATGGTCTGGCGCGCGGCAAGTTTCGCCATCTAACGCCGAGAGAGATCCAAGACCTTCGCGCAGCGGCAGTCAAGACACATAAAATTCAAAAATAA
- a CDS encoding redoxin family protein — protein sequence MKSNRRLIQVLIFLGVLVLGGYAIGHSLFASSSDGLPRKGSTPPSFSLLGTDGKTHRLDDYKGKALVINFWGTFCPGCVTETPDLEEQYKKHGDKPFEIVGINLSEDRLAINNFIKQYDVSYTILQDNNRQVERAYGLKSYPTTFFVKPDGTIMDVFIGPMAKADMDKRIAKLLAS from the coding sequence ATGAAATCAAACCGCAGACTCATCCAAGTGCTGATCTTCCTTGGCGTTCTGGTGCTTGGCGGCTACGCGATCGGCCATTCGCTCTTTGCGAGCAGCAGCGACGGTCTGCCGAGAAAAGGCTCCACGCCTCCTTCATTCTCGCTCCTTGGAACGGACGGGAAGACGCATCGGCTGGACGATTACAAAGGAAAAGCGCTCGTCATTAACTTCTGGGGCACCTTCTGTCCGGGATGCGTGACGGAAACGCCTGATTTGGAAGAGCAGTACAAGAAGCACGGGGACAAGCCGTTTGAGATCGTCGGCATTAACCTCAGCGAGGACCGGCTTGCGATTAACAACTTTATTAAGCAATACGATGTCAGCTATACGATTTTACAAGACAACAATCGGCAAGTCGAACGCGCGTACGGGTTAAAATCGTATCCAACCACCTTCTTCGTGAAGCCTGACGGAACGATCATGGACGTGTTTATCGGTCCGATGGCGAAAGCGGATATGGACAAGCGTATCGCGAAATTGCTTGCGTCCTAA
- a CDS encoding cytochrome c biogenesis protein ResB, translated as MSAFENTKCQCGHQNPVGTVLCENCGYPQEPSEENSDEPLEMRYDGIARRSQKSNPSPIDRVWNFFSSVKVAVRLIIITLIAAMIGTIFTQENAFISFDPSTYYEDRYGWIGKWYYKLGFSNTYESWWFIGLLVMIGTSLVICSLDRVLPLYRALKKQQIRKHEQFLTRQKTVYVGEAAGEPEAWTEKFAAQLKRKHYRVTQDNGALLAEKYRFSRWGPYINHIGLIVFLLAVLLRTLPGWSMDNYVTVPEGETVKVPETKYYIKNEKFTINYYTDAELPKELQGTARAKLYETQAVLYTCSADCDDPSKKPQLVEVKHHKIIVNDPLSYKGIKAYQFGFDDTPRLKAVHPVLIDHQTGKTYGPIDLNMRDPKLNFDLGPYSLELRQSYMDFALDAEGRPTTKSRDPNAPAFVFVLKGPELSAQGEPYMYFPKQTDKARFSQDVINGKLGQRYELKVPSMDGVEFAPVETSLNIRYDRAMPYIWFGAGISMFGLLIGSYWQHRRIWLRIDRGRVTLGAHTNKNNYGMRAEVASALRGIGIVVEPKSLDNGRNKS; from the coding sequence ATGTCGGCTTTTGAAAATACGAAGTGTCAATGCGGCCATCAGAATCCGGTAGGTACGGTGCTTTGTGAGAACTGCGGTTATCCGCAGGAACCGAGCGAAGAGAATAGCGATGAGCCGCTTGAGATGCGATACGACGGCATCGCGCGCCGCTCGCAGAAGAGCAATCCGTCGCCGATCGATCGCGTATGGAACTTCTTCTCTTCCGTGAAGGTTGCCGTGCGTCTCATTATCATCACGCTTATTGCGGCGATGATCGGAACGATTTTCACGCAGGAGAACGCATTCATTTCTTTTGATCCAAGTACATATTACGAAGACCGTTACGGCTGGATCGGCAAATGGTATTACAAGCTCGGTTTCTCCAACACGTATGAATCCTGGTGGTTTATCGGTCTGCTCGTCATGATCGGCACGTCGCTCGTAATTTGCAGCTTGGATCGGGTTCTGCCGCTCTATCGTGCGCTGAAAAAGCAGCAGATCCGCAAGCACGAGCAATTTCTAACCCGCCAGAAAACCGTATACGTCGGTGAGGCGGCTGGGGAACCCGAGGCTTGGACGGAGAAATTCGCGGCGCAGCTGAAGCGGAAGCATTATCGCGTAACGCAGGATAACGGCGCGCTGCTGGCGGAGAAGTACCGGTTTAGCCGGTGGGGGCCGTACATCAATCATATCGGGCTAATCGTTTTCTTGCTCGCGGTACTGCTTCGTACACTGCCCGGCTGGTCGATGGATAACTACGTTACCGTGCCCGAGGGGGAGACGGTGAAGGTTCCCGAGACGAAATACTACATCAAGAACGAGAAGTTCACGATCAATTATTACACGGATGCCGAGCTGCCGAAAGAATTGCAGGGAACGGCAAGAGCGAAGCTTTATGAGACGCAGGCCGTATTGTATACCTGCTCCGCGGATTGTGATGATCCTTCCAAGAAGCCGCAGCTCGTCGAAGTGAAGCATCACAAGATTATCGTCAATGATCCGCTGTCTTACAAGGGGATCAAGGCATACCAGTTCGGATTCGATGACACGCCGAGATTGAAGGCGGTGCACCCGGTGCTCATTGACCATCAGACGGGTAAGACTTACGGCCCGATCGATTTGAACATGCGCGATCCGAAGCTGAATTTTGATCTGGGGCCTTACTCACTTGAGCTTCGCCAGTCCTATATGGATTTTGCCTTGGATGCGGAAGGCAGGCCGACCACCAAATCGCGCGATCCCAATGCACCGGCATTCGTGTTCGTCCTGAAGGGACCGGAACTGTCGGCGCAAGGCGAACCGTACATGTATTTTCCGAAACAGACGGATAAAGCGCGGTTCAGCCAAGATGTGATTAATGGTAAGCTGGGGCAGCGTTACGAGCTGAAGGTGCCGTCGATGGACGGCGTCGAATTCGCCCCGGTGGAGACTTCGCTTAACATTCGTTACGACCGCGCTATGCCTTATATCTGGTTCGGCGCAGGAATTTCGATGTTTGGTCTGCTGATCGGTTCGTACTGGCAGCATCGCCGGATCTGGCTTCGCATCGATCGCGGCCGCGTAACGCTCGGAGCTCATACGAACAAGAATAATTACGGCATGCGTGCCGAGGTCGCTTCCGCGCTGCGCGGTATTGGCATCGTCGTAGAGCCGAAGTCGCTCGATAACGGGAGGAACAAATCGTGA
- the ccsA gene encoding cytochrome c biogenesis protein CcsA — MSLLDFSSDAFIVAFFLYCFGFLFYGVSALGRKWSNRSPEEHVKRWGTVAYIISLLGFISHLTFFITRWIGGGHIPTSNMYEFMSFLAMAIMFAFIIVNALYRKPLLGLFTLPLTVIIVAYAAVFPQEVQPLIPALQSVWLKVHVTTAATGEAFFAVGFAAGLMYLLRTVDFTQTNERARREQRWVEFTLYVIIIIIAFISSVFAFRGAGYEASFKQENVTIDDKGIENTTTETVEYSLPPIFKPYNSQVISVDSFLGVDEPLMETPSWMKGVNAARKLNTITWSIINGSILYGLLRLVLRKRIGAAIHPLMDGIDEDDIDEISYRAIAIGYPIFMLGALIFAMIWAYIAWSRFWGWDPKEVWALITWLYYTAYLHFRLSRGWHGSKSAWLAVIGFVVVMFTLIGVNLVLVGLHSYAGV, encoded by the coding sequence GTGAGTTTGCTTGATTTCAGCAGCGACGCCTTTATTGTCGCATTCTTTTTATATTGCTTCGGATTTTTGTTCTACGGCGTGTCAGCGCTTGGCCGCAAATGGAGCAACCGCAGTCCGGAGGAGCATGTTAAGCGGTGGGGGACCGTTGCTTATATCATTTCCTTGCTCGGCTTCATCTCGCATTTGACCTTCTTCATTACGCGCTGGATCGGCGGCGGTCATATTCCGACCAGCAACATGTACGAATTCATGTCCTTCCTTGCAATGGCGATTATGTTCGCCTTCATTATTGTCAATGCCTTATACCGTAAGCCGCTACTCGGTCTCTTCACGCTGCCGCTGACGGTTATCATCGTCGCATACGCGGCTGTCTTCCCTCAAGAGGTGCAGCCGCTCATACCGGCGCTGCAATCCGTTTGGCTGAAGGTGCATGTGACGACGGCAGCGACAGGCGAAGCGTTCTTCGCCGTCGGATTCGCAGCCGGACTGATGTATCTGCTGCGTACGGTTGATTTCACACAAACGAACGAGCGAGCAAGACGCGAGCAGCGTTGGGTTGAATTCACGCTTTATGTCATTATTATCATCATCGCCTTCATAAGTTCCGTATTTGCATTCCGCGGAGCGGGTTATGAAGCAAGCTTCAAACAGGAGAATGTGACGATTGACGATAAGGGGATCGAGAATACGACGACGGAAACCGTGGAATACTCACTTCCGCCGATCTTCAAGCCATACAACAGTCAAGTCATCTCCGTCGATTCTTTCCTTGGCGTGGATGAGCCGCTGATGGAAACCCCATCCTGGATGAAAGGGGTCAACGCGGCGCGTAAGCTGAACACGATTACGTGGTCCATCATTAACGGCTCCATTCTGTACGGCTTGCTGAGGCTCGTGCTTCGCAAACGCATAGGAGCGGCGATCCATCCGCTTATGGATGGCATCGACGAGGATGATATTGATGAAATCAGCTATCGCGCCATTGCAATCGGCTACCCGATCTTTATGCTCGGCGCTTTGATATTCGCCATGATCTGGGCCTATATCGCTTGGTCGCGATTCTGGGGCTGGGATCCCAAGGAAGTATGGGCGCTTATTACCTGGCTCTACTATACAGCTTACTTGCATTTCCGCCTATCGCGGGGCTGGCATGGTTCCAAGTCCGCATGGCTGGCCGTCATCGGCTTCGTGGTCGTTATGTTTACGCTGATCGGGGTCAATCTTGTCCTTGTTGGCTTGCATTCCTACGCAGGTGTGTAA
- a CDS encoding response regulator transcription factor, which translates to MSEELHRILVVDDEERIRRLLKMYLEKEGYLIEEAEDGETALRLATSGEFDLILLDVMLPGMDGIEVCTRLRQVKATPVIMLTAKGEEMNRVQGFEVGADDYVVKPFSPREVIYRVKAILRRSSATAFLTKEALTSNNIVFPHLIIEHDAHRVMAGGQEVSLTPKEYELLHYLAISPDKVFSREELLKDVWNYEFFGDLRTVDTHVKRLREKLNKVSPEAAMMITTVWGVGYKLEVSK; encoded by the coding sequence ATGTCGGAAGAGCTTCACCGTATTCTGGTCGTGGATGATGAAGAACGTATTCGCAGGCTGCTCAAAATGTACCTGGAAAAAGAAGGATATCTGATCGAAGAGGCTGAGGACGGAGAAACGGCGCTTCGTCTTGCGACGTCGGGAGAATTCGATCTTATTTTGCTGGATGTCATGCTGCCCGGCATGGACGGGATCGAGGTGTGTACCCGATTGCGGCAGGTGAAAGCGACGCCCGTCATCATGTTGACCGCGAAAGGCGAAGAGATGAACCGCGTGCAGGGATTTGAGGTCGGTGCTGACGACTATGTCGTGAAGCCGTTCAGCCCGCGCGAGGTTATCTATCGGGTGAAGGCGATTTTGCGCCGTTCATCAGCTACTGCCTTCTTGACGAAGGAAGCGCTCACGAGCAACAACATCGTATTTCCGCATCTCATTATCGAGCACGACGCTCATCGTGTCATGGCTGGGGGACAAGAGGTCAGCCTGACGCCGAAAGAATACGAACTGCTGCATTACTTGGCCATTTCGCCGGATAAAGTATTTTCTCGCGAAGAGCTGCTGAAGGATGTCTGGAACTATGAATTTTTCGGTGATCTTCGTACGGTGGATACGCATGTCAAACGCCTGCGAGAAAAGCTGAACAAGGTATCGCCAGAAGCGGCTATGATGATCACCACCGTCTGGGGCGTCGGCTACAAACTCGAGGTGTCCAAGTAA
- a CDS encoding ATP-binding protein: protein MMIWRSVVGKLWLTIIALVAAVLLVLGMFLLQYIDIASFDDSHRVKVLFVYTAIIGFLLSTFLAFFLSTKITQPLLQMKKAADLISQGEYRTRVPIRSSDEIGDLANTFNNMAVELDTLIRDLNHEKEHLASVHRSMADAVVTFDAAGQIILANPHGQQIMDRWNELEWSEERRVHSQVPEPLFDLYRTVLREGRDLTDKVHVQSGVWSVVMAPLKSNDTVRGAVAVMRNVTEESKLEKLRRDFVANVSHEIRTPLSMLQGYSEALLDDIAASPEERKELAQVIYDESLRMGRLVKDLLDLARMEAGHMEMKLESTDLTVLLRRVHRKFELRAKEEEIQLHAELPPEPLIIAQGDEDRLEQVLTNLLDNALRHTSKQAHITLSARQLTLEHKAFVEIKVIDGGEGIPSEDLPFIFERFYKADKARTRGAGGTGLGLAIVKNIIESHQGRIQAESVVGVGTTFTILLPAGLAV, encoded by the coding sequence GTGATGATCTGGCGAAGTGTTGTCGGTAAGCTTTGGTTGACTATAATTGCGCTTGTAGCGGCGGTTTTACTCGTGCTCGGCATGTTTTTGCTGCAATACATCGATATCGCATCCTTCGATGATTCGCACCGGGTCAAAGTGCTGTTCGTATACACGGCGATCATTGGTTTTCTGCTCTCTACCTTCTTGGCTTTCTTCCTCTCGACCAAAATCACCCAGCCGCTGCTGCAAATGAAGAAGGCAGCCGATCTTATCTCCCAAGGCGAATATCGGACACGCGTACCGATCCGCTCATCCGACGAGATCGGGGATTTGGCCAATACGTTCAATAACATGGCCGTTGAGCTGGATACGTTGATTCGCGATTTGAACCACGAGAAGGAGCATCTTGCCAGCGTTCATCGAAGCATGGCAGACGCTGTTGTTACATTCGATGCCGCCGGGCAAATCATCTTGGCCAATCCGCATGGTCAACAAATCATGGACCGATGGAACGAGCTGGAATGGTCGGAAGAACGCAGAGTGCATTCGCAGGTACCTGAGCCGTTGTTCGATCTCTATCGGACCGTGCTAAGGGAAGGCCGCGACCTGACGGACAAGGTCCATGTGCAAAGCGGCGTTTGGTCCGTTGTTATGGCGCCGCTGAAATCCAACGATACCGTACGCGGCGCTGTTGCCGTGATGAGGAACGTGACGGAGGAATCGAAGCTGGAGAAGCTTCGGCGCGACTTCGTGGCTAATGTCTCGCATGAGATCCGGACGCCGCTGTCTATGCTTCAAGGCTACAGCGAGGCGCTGCTCGATGATATCGCCGCTTCGCCTGAGGAACGCAAGGAGCTCGCTCAAGTCATCTATGACGAGTCGCTTCGCATGGGAAGACTTGTGAAGGACCTGCTTGACCTCGCAAGGATGGAAGCAGGGCATATGGAAATGAAGCTGGAATCCACCGACTTGACGGTTCTCTTGAGACGCGTTCACCGAAAGTTCGAGCTGCGGGCGAAGGAAGAGGAGATTCAGCTTCATGCCGAACTGCCCCCCGAGCCGCTCATTATTGCACAAGGCGACGAAGACCGGCTGGAACAGGTGCTGACGAATCTGCTCGATAACGCGCTTCGACATACGTCCAAGCAGGCGCATATTACGCTCAGCGCGCGTCAATTGACGCTCGAACACAAAGCATTCGTCGAGATCAAGGTCATCGACGGGGGCGAAGGAATTCCTTCAGAGGATCTTCCGTTTATATTTGAACGGTTCTATAAAGCGGACAAAGCACGTACCCGGGGAGCCGGCGGCACAGGGCTTGGGCTGGCAATCGTGAAGAACATCATTGAGTCCCATCAAGGCCGCATACAGGCCGAGAGCGTCGTCGGCGTTGGTACAACATTTACCATTCTGCTTCCGGCAGGCCTAGCTGTATAA